A DNA window from Candidatus Cloacimonadota bacterium contains the following coding sequences:
- the recJ gene encoding single-stranded-DNA-specific exonuclease RecJ — MKKNWIITTEQTNVNQIQNLQNSLSCPYIIAKLLLQKNINSTQGAEEFFHPDFNNLHDPYIFNDMEKAVRRIMQAIENQEKIVIYGDYDVDGTTATSLLLIGLRELGAVVDFYIPNRMIEGYGLSMLGNKAILSKNANVVITVDCGINAVDEISYLKKEGVDVIVTDHHTPKKILPDAFAIIDPKLKDSKYPYQELAGVGIALKLIIAIYRKYNRDNIENVSTFFDLAGLGTIADIVPLTGENRIIASLGIERLEERKNLGLNYLLNLAGLKTCKLKSSDVVFRLAPRINAAGRLGSADRAVDLMTTSILEDAKNLALVIHNENQKRQQIDQTTFREACDMIESKYQDLDKTFFFVLATDHWHPGVIGIVASKIVEKYNRPTILITFAEGEGSGSGRSIHNFNIFECLSHFEEYLVSFGGHKYAAGLSILPEYIDIFEKKVNEYARDRLTIEDIRPQIYISNELTLNEIDEDLLEWLKRFAPFGPGNMNPIFLSRKAMIVGYPYTVGTNHLKLKTIQNDKTLDLIGFNMGELSPFLKKGSYVDIAYSLEENVWKNVTKIQGKLKDIRPYASE; from the coding sequence ATGAAAAAAAACTGGATTATTACTACTGAGCAAACTAATGTAAATCAAATTCAAAATTTACAAAATTCACTTTCTTGTCCTTATATTATAGCTAAATTACTTTTACAAAAAAATATCAACTCTACTCAGGGTGCTGAGGAATTTTTCCACCCAGATTTTAACAACTTGCATGACCCATATATATTCAATGATATGGAAAAGGCTGTTAGACGAATAATGCAAGCCATTGAAAATCAGGAAAAAATTGTGATTTACGGTGACTATGATGTGGATGGCACAACAGCGACATCCTTACTGCTAATTGGATTAAGAGAGTTAGGAGCAGTAGTTGATTTTTATATTCCTAACAGAATGATTGAAGGCTATGGTTTATCAATGTTAGGTAATAAGGCTATACTTAGTAAAAATGCTAATGTTGTAATTACGGTTGACTGCGGGATAAATGCTGTTGATGAAATAAGTTATCTTAAGAAAGAAGGTGTTGATGTAATTGTTACCGACCATCATACACCCAAGAAGATTTTGCCAGATGCCTTTGCCATTATTGACCCAAAACTTAAGGACTCAAAATATCCTTATCAAGAGTTAGCTGGAGTTGGCATTGCTTTAAAATTAATTATCGCTATTTATCGTAAATATAATCGTGATAATATAGAAAATGTTTCAACTTTTTTTGACTTGGCTGGACTGGGAACAATTGCAGACATAGTTCCACTCACTGGAGAAAATAGAATTATTGCGAGTCTGGGTATAGAAAGGTTAGAAGAAAGAAAGAATTTAGGATTAAATTATTTATTAAATCTTGCTGGATTGAAAACGTGCAAATTAAAATCAAGTGATGTTGTTTTTAGATTAGCTCCAAGAATAAATGCTGCAGGACGTTTGGGAAGTGCAGATAGAGCTGTGGATTTGATGACTACATCAATTTTAGAAGATGCAAAAAACTTAGCATTAGTAATACATAATGAGAATCAAAAACGACAGCAAATTGACCAAACAACCTTTCGTGAAGCATGTGATATGATTGAGTCAAAATATCAAGATTTAGATAAAACATTTTTTTTCGTTCTCGCAACTGACCATTGGCATCCAGGCGTTATTGGTATTGTTGCTTCTAAAATTGTTGAAAAATACAACAGACCTACAATACTAATTACTTTTGCAGAAGGTGAAGGTAGTGGCTCAGGTAGGAGTATCCATAATTTCAATATATTTGAATGTCTATCCCATTTTGAGGAATATTTGGTAAGCTTTGGTGGACATAAATATGCTGCTGGTCTATCAATTTTGCCGGAATATATTGATATATTTGAAAAAAAGGTTAATGAATATGCAAGAGATAGACTCACAATAGAGGATATCCGTCCTCAAATCTATATCTCGAATGAATTAACACTGAATGAAATTGACGAAGACTTATTAGAATGGTTAAAACGATTTGCACCATTTGGTCCCGGTAACATGAATCCTATCTTTCTCAGTAGAAAAGCAATGATTGTGGGTTATCCATATACTGTAGGAACGAATCATCTAAAACTCAAAACAATCCAGAATGATAAAACATTAGATTTGATAGGATTCAATATGGGAGAGCTGTCTCCTTTTCTGAAGAAAGGTTCTTATGTTGATATTGCTTATTCATTGGAAGAAAATGTATGGAAAAATGTGACTAAAATCCAGGGCAAACTAAAAGATATTCGTCCTTATGCATCCGAATAA